One stretch of Spiroplasma mirum ATCC 29335 DNA includes these proteins:
- the fba gene encoding class II fructose-1,6-bisphosphate aldolase codes for MARKYHTRLVNAKGMVDKAHQNKYAVGHFNINNLEWTKALLEVAQATNTPIILGVSEGANKYMGGFKFVEAMVTNLLDSLNITVPVALHLDHGQSVESCKAAIDAGFSSVMYDGSHHPFEENYKNTQEVIAYANAHEVSVEAEIGTIGGEEDGVIGAGEIGDPAEAKKMVDLGVSFLAAGIGNIHGPYPKGWKGLNFEALEKIQAASQIGMVLHGGSGIPQDQVIKAISLGISKVNVNTELQIAFAAATRKYIEEGKDKPENGKGFDPRKLLHPGYEAIKETFSELTGWFGCKGKA; via the coding sequence ATGGCAAGAAAATATCATACAAGATTAGTAAATGCTAAAGGAATGGTTGACAAAGCTCATCAAAATAAATATGCTGTTGGTCATTTTAACATTAATAATCTAGAATGAACAAAAGCATTATTAGAAGTGGCCCAAGCAACTAACACTCCAATTATTTTAGGAGTATCAGAAGGTGCTAACAAATATATGGGAGGATTTAAATTTGTTGAAGCAATGGTAACTAATTTATTAGATTCTTTAAACATAACTGTTCCTGTTGCGTTACACTTAGATCATGGACAATCAGTAGAAAGCTGTAAAGCAGCGATTGACGCGGGATTTTCATCAGTAATGTATGATGGAAGTCATCACCCATTTGAAGAAAACTATAAAAATACCCAAGAAGTTATTGCCTACGCAAACGCTCATGAAGTTTCAGTGGAAGCTGAAATTGGAACAATTGGGGGTGAAGAAGACGGGGTTATTGGAGCCGGCGAAATTGGTGATCCTGCCGAAGCTAAAAAAATGGTTGATTTAGGAGTTAGTTTTTTAGCCGCTGGAATTGGAAACATTCATGGACCATACCCAAAAGGATGAAAAGGATTGAATTTTGAAGCATTAGAAAAAATTCAAGCGGCATCCCAAATTGGAATGGTATTACATGGGGGTAGTGGAATTCCCCAAGACCAAGTGATAAAAGCAATTTCATTAGGAATTAGTAAAGTAAATGTTAATACTGAATTACAAATTGCTTTTGCGGCGGCCACAAGAAAATATATTGAAGAAGGCAAAGATAAACCAGAAAATGGTAAAGGATTTGACCCTCGTAAATTATTACATCCAGGTTATGAAGCAATTAAAGAAACTTTTAGTGAATTAACTGGTTGATTTGGTTGCAAAGGTAAAGCTTAG
- the budA gene encoding acetolactate decarboxylase, translating into MKKNYSQLYQYSTIASLIAGNYDGSITFKELLKHGNFGLGTFDHLDGELIVLDSKAYQLKADGSVHNVKPAWTSPFASLSFFKADKTFTLEKKITLEELEAIIIEYFPSKNIFYALKVTGYFEKISTRTVAYQEKPYPTLINATKDQGIAKFENLRGSLVGFWTPEFANTIGVHNYHFHFLDDSKTKGGHVFNFQLVNPTVEISYLTTTLLVLPTNEKYLTANLENENLQAEIHVSERHRG; encoded by the coding sequence ATGAAAAAAAATTATTCTCAATTGTATCAATATTCAACAATTGCTAGTTTAATTGCGGGGAACTATGATGGTTCAATTACTTTTAAAGAATTATTAAAACATGGAAATTTTGGGCTGGGGACTTTTGACCATTTAGATGGGGAGTTAATTGTTTTAGATAGTAAAGCCTACCAATTAAAAGCCGATGGTAGTGTCCACAATGTTAAACCTGCTTGAACTTCCCCTTTTGCTTCGTTAAGTTTTTTCAAAGCGGATAAAACATTTACCTTAGAAAAAAAAATTACTCTGGAAGAGTTAGAAGCAATTATTATTGAATATTTTCCTAGTAAAAACATCTTTTATGCTTTAAAAGTTACTGGTTATTTTGAAAAAATTTCAACAAGAACAGTGGCTTATCAAGAAAAACCATACCCAACTTTGATTAATGCAACCAAAGATCAGGGAATTGCTAAATTTGAAAACTTACGTGGTTCATTAGTTGGTTTTTGAACTCCCGAATTTGCTAACACAATTGGAGTACACAACTATCATTTTCATTTTTTAGATGATAGTAAAACAAAAGGTGGCCATGTTTTTAACTTTCAATTAGTAAATCCCACTGTTGAGATTTCTTATTTAACAACAACACTTTTAGTACTACCAACCAATGAAAAATATTTAACCGCGAATTTAGAAAATGAAAATTTACAAGCAGAAATTCATGTTTCTGAACGGCACCGAGGATAA
- a CDS encoding DUF2130 domain-containing protein yields the protein MDYKITCPYCEKTIDLQKLDLAKDEHIKAFINQEVKKKLETSQLILKAEYNDLLIIKAKEQEENLRLKITNEFNEKEKELQKQLSVLSELNIHFQETQKTHQTDLANERKNYTELMQTFNNLKDALTDSIQKNFDYSYEQATKEYHNKIDQLNEQIRILTNVKNKGNQSEKDFADFLTNQFKQYGDVIERVNPGKNGADIIHQVKINNHKFEEIYYEIKDVDTFHSNYITKFIQDINNHNLQFGAIIARNIPADWRNNGEYIKEIDNHPGLFVCTFEAARVLFILLRKLVLETEKIKINNQQEYDLKNEIYQKINSPEFRALFKKINELLTDANKKLTTLNNTFIKTYGELLSINSDIESNILNLVASLKVN from the coding sequence GTGGATTATAAAATAACTTGTCCTTATTGCGAAAAAACAATTGATTTACAAAAATTGGATTTAGCAAAAGATGAACATATTAAAGCTTTTATTAATCAAGAAGTAAAAAAAAAGTTAGAAACTAGCCAATTAATATTAAAAGCTGAATACAATGATTTATTAATTATTAAAGCTAAAGAACAAGAGGAAAATTTACGCTTAAAAATTACAAATGAATTTAATGAAAAAGAAAAAGAATTGCAAAAACAGTTAAGTGTTTTAAGTGAACTTAATATTCATTTTCAAGAAACGCAAAAAACTCACCAGACAGATTTAGCAAATGAGAGAAAAAATTATACTGAACTAATGCAAACATTTAATAACTTAAAAGATGCTTTGACAGATTCCATTCAAAAAAATTTTGACTACAGTTATGAACAAGCTACCAAAGAATATCACAATAAAATTGATCAGCTGAATGAGCAAATCCGGATTTTAACAAATGTTAAAAATAAAGGAAACCAATCAGAAAAAGATTTTGCAGATTTTTTAACTAATCAATTTAAGCAATATGGTGATGTTATTGAGCGTGTTAATCCTGGTAAAAACGGGGCGGATATTATTCACCAAGTAAAAATTAATAATCATAAATTTGAAGAAATTTATTATGAAATTAAGGATGTTGATACTTTCCATTCCAACTATATTACCAAATTTATTCAGGATATCAACAATCATAATTTACAATTTGGGGCTATCATTGCCCGCAATATCCCAGCAGACTGAAGAAATAATGGTGAATATATCAAAGAAATTGACAACCATCCTGGATTATTTGTCTGTACTTTTGAAGCAGCTAGGGTATTATTTATTCTCTTACGAAAACTAGTTTTAGAAACTGAAAAAATAAAAATTAACAATCAACAAGAATATGATTTAAAAAATGAAATTTATCAAAAAATTAATTCTCCTGAATTTCGTGCACTTTTTAAAAAGATTAATGAATTACTAACGGATGCTAATAAAAAATTAACAACTTTAAATAATACTTTTATTAAAACTTATGGTGAATTGTTAAGTATTAATAGTGATATTGAAAGTAATATTTTAAACTTAGTTGCTAGTTTAAAAGTAAATTAA
- a CDS encoding cation-translocating P-type ATPase, translated as MWFNKTEEELEQELETSIEQGLTTEQAQAKLKKNGKNELVKTKNRHWSLIFLLALIEPLSLILIISGVISIVVERIINQHIDFIDFIVIMTIVIINALIQTIQQMKARKSLEALKQLTIPMAVVKRNGEIVEIPAVELVVGDVVILEAGKYIPADIRLVEASNLQIDESALTGESVPVEKNSKIINKDKLVLAERHNIAFMSTFITNGRAIGVLVANAVDSEIGKIAKSVSETKQNKTPLQLRLAKLTKWVSVVAVILAIAVFGFFFFTDKNDWPVNMMTSVTIAVAVIPESLMVIVSVILSLSTKRMSNVNVIVKKLDAVETLGSVNIICSDKTGTLTQNKMTVKEVIFNNNILKTNAYKCHKESPHHQHFINCLTLCNDAINEKKEKIGDPTEIALVDFTRAIIIRETEWRKKYKRVDEIPFDSDRKLMTTVNKVNNKKIVYTKGAIDQLLEQCTKIYLDEKIIPLTTELKKIVYAKAMKLSHEALRVLAFAFKEQDDSPLESDLIFLGAVGMIDPPRPEAIVAIEKAHHAGIRVLMITGDHKVTAFAIAQQLKIVDSEENVMSGHQIDSIDNDQLKEKLKTVNVFARVNPEHKTRIVECLQELNYVVSMTGDGVNDAPSLNKADIGVTMGITGTDVSKEAANIILQDDNFSTIIKGVEEGRNVYQKIKRAIIFVISANIAEVLAFLLISIITTIKPFESVNILWFNLIIETLLAIPIGLDHNDGSLMLDKPRNKKESFFSHELLTLFFISFITAASVIATFFIGREVFDSNADAKIVAVLVMTCAPAIYVYAIRLPNYKIKYHQKHKLNYYLLGSIFLTLILNFMIVYIPGLNQIFLNDPTGVIYSTPPTLSWQMSLVSLAMMCVPLAGIVLYGQIRYLIKR; from the coding sequence ATGTGATTTAACAAAACAGAAGAAGAATTAGAACAAGAGTTAGAAACAAGTATTGAACAGGGACTAACAACTGAACAAGCCCAAGCAAAATTAAAGAAAAATGGTAAAAATGAATTAGTGAAGACTAAAAATCGCCATTGAAGTTTAATTTTTTTACTAGCGTTAATTGAACCATTATCATTGATCTTAATTATTTCCGGAGTTATTTCAATTGTTGTCGAGCGCATTATTAATCAGCACATTGATTTTATTGATTTTATCGTAATTATGACAATTGTTATTATTAATGCTTTAATTCAAACAATTCAACAAATGAAGGCTCGCAAATCTTTAGAAGCACTTAAGCAATTAACAATTCCCATGGCGGTTGTGAAACGGAATGGGGAAATTGTTGAAATCCCAGCTGTTGAATTAGTAGTTGGAGATGTTGTTATCTTAGAAGCGGGGAAATATATTCCAGCGGATATTCGCTTGGTTGAAGCAAGTAATTTACAAATTGATGAATCAGCTTTAACCGGAGAGTCAGTTCCCGTTGAAAAAAATAGTAAAATTATTAATAAAGATAAATTAGTGTTAGCTGAGCGACATAACATTGCTTTTATGTCAACTTTTATTACCAATGGTCGGGCAATTGGAGTTTTGGTGGCTAATGCTGTTGATAGTGAAATTGGAAAGATTGCTAAAAGTGTTTCGGAAACAAAACAAAATAAAACACCACTTCAACTACGGTTAGCAAAATTAACAAAATGAGTTTCAGTGGTTGCTGTTATTTTAGCCATTGCAGTCTTCGGTTTCTTCTTTTTCACTGATAAAAATGATTGACCAGTTAATATGATGACTTCGGTTACCATCGCAGTTGCAGTTATTCCTGAGTCGTTGATGGTAATTGTTTCTGTTATTTTGTCATTGTCAACGAAAAGGATGTCAAATGTTAATGTTATTGTTAAAAAATTAGATGCGGTAGAAACCTTAGGATCTGTTAACATTATTTGTTCAGATAAAACTGGAACGTTAACCCAAAATAAAATGACGGTGAAAGAAGTTATTTTTAATAATAATATCTTAAAAACAAATGCTTATAAATGTCATAAAGAAAGCCCTCACCACCAGCATTTTATTAACTGTTTAACATTATGTAACGATGCTATTAATGAGAAAAAGGAAAAAATTGGTGATCCAACTGAAATTGCCTTAGTTGATTTTACGCGAGCAATTATCATTCGCGAAACCGAATGGAGAAAAAAATACAAAAGAGTGGATGAAATTCCCTTTGATTCTGATCGAAAACTAATGACCACTGTTAACAAGGTTAATAATAAAAAAATTGTTTATACCAAAGGGGCAATTGACCAACTATTAGAACAGTGTACGAAAATATATTTAGATGAAAAAATCATTCCGTTAACAACAGAACTTAAAAAAATAGTTTATGCGAAAGCAATGAAATTATCCCATGAAGCGTTACGGGTATTAGCATTTGCGTTCAAAGAACAAGATGACTCTCCGCTGGAAAGTGATTTGATTTTCTTAGGAGCGGTCGGTATGATTGACCCTCCACGTCCCGAAGCAATTGTCGCAATTGAAAAAGCTCACCATGCTGGGATTAGAGTGTTAATGATTACTGGCGATCATAAAGTTACAGCCTTTGCTATTGCGCAACAATTAAAAATTGTTGATTCCGAAGAAAATGTGATGAGTGGTCATCAAATTGATAGTATTGATAATGATCAGTTAAAAGAAAAATTAAAAACTGTGAATGTATTTGCCCGGGTTAATCCTGAACATAAAACCCGAATTGTCGAGTGTTTACAAGAATTAAATTATGTGGTTTCAATGACTGGTGATGGTGTTAATGATGCGCCAAGTTTAAATAAAGCTGATATTGGAGTCACCATGGGAATTACCGGTACCGATGTTTCAAAAGAAGCGGCCAATATTATTTTACAAGATGATAACTTTTCAACTATTATTAAAGGGGTTGAAGAAGGGCGCAATGTTTATCAAAAAATTAAACGGGCAATTATTTTTGTTATTTCTGCTAATATTGCCGAGGTGCTGGCGTTCTTATTAATTTCAATTATCACAACTATCAAACCTTTTGAATCAGTAAATATTCTATGGTTTAACTTAATTATTGAAACTTTATTAGCGATTCCAATTGGTCTTGATCATAATGATGGCAGTTTAATGCTCGATAAACCGCGAAATAAAAAAGAATCATTCTTCTCCCATGAGTTGTTAACATTATTCTTTATTAGTTTCATTACAGCAGCTAGTGTTATTGCAACCTTCTTTATTGGTCGCGAAGTGTTTGATAGTAATGCCGATGCCAAAATAGTGGCGGTGTTAGTAATGACTTGTGCTCCTGCGATTTATGTGTATGCAATTCGCTTACCAAATTACAAAATAAAATATCATCAAAAACATAAATTAAATTATTACTTACTAGGTTCAATATTTTTAACCTTAATTTTAAACTTTATGATTGTTTATATTCCTGGTTTAAACCAAATTTTCTTAAATGATCCGACCGGTGTGATTTATTCCACGCCACCAACCTTGTCATGACAGATGAGTTTAGTTTCCTTAGCGATGATGTGTGTTCCTTTAGCAGGAATTGTCTTATATGGGCAAATTCGTTATTTAATTAAAAGATAA
- a CDS encoding MurR/RpiR family transcriptional regulator, with amino-acid sequence MVNNNNKMKQFNILEFDRTKLTNVEIAIFNFINENPNYFTTHTINEIAIKANVSVSGITRFVKKVGYHSLKLLQQYIYERNNFIKYNYSLSLNNELAGDINNNRIYYIYAINQTVDSLDHERINKVVDDIIKSRKVLLFGVGSSWIPCFELASNLNKIGIPAILSQDIHVHIANMSALTREDLIILISTSGTTNEIREIIRVSLANHLRVILITANEHSEFKNIIDNIIQFKTYDGDYKFNTMSAKVSELLIVDIIYSQLLKKYPGAERAVARAGEMVKRWRKLDKKS; translated from the coding sequence ATGGTAAACAATAACAATAAGATGAAGCAATTCAATATTTTAGAATTTGATCGAACTAAATTAACAAATGTTGAAATCGCAATTTTTAATTTTATTAATGAAAATCCTAATTACTTTACAACGCATACAATTAATGAAATTGCTATCAAAGCAAATGTCTCTGTATCTGGGATTACCCGTTTTGTTAAAAAAGTTGGTTATCATTCGTTAAAACTATTGCAACAATATATTTATGAACGTAATAATTTTATTAAATATAATTATTCTTTATCCTTAAATAATGAATTAGCTGGTGATATTAATAATAACCGGATTTATTATATTTATGCGATTAACCAGACAGTTGATTCTCTTGACCATGAGCGAATTAATAAAGTTGTTGATGATATTATTAAAAGTCGGAAAGTTTTATTATTTGGGGTTGGTTCCTCTTGAATTCCTTGTTTTGAATTAGCCTCAAACTTAAATAAAATTGGCATTCCAGCAATTTTAAGTCAGGATATTCATGTCCATATTGCGAATATGTCAGCTTTAACCAGAGAGGATCTTATTATTTTAATTTCAACATCCGGAACAACAAATGAAATTCGGGAAATTATCCGGGTAAGTTTAGCTAATCATTTACGGGTTATTTTAATTACTGCTAACGAGCATAGTGAATTTAAAAATATTATTGATAATATTATTCAATTCAAAACTTATGATGGTGATTATAAATTTAACACGATGTCGGCAAAAGTTTCTGAATTATTAATTGTTGATATTATTTATTCACAATTATTAAAAAAATACCCTGGTGCCGAACGTGCAGTCGCAAGGGCTGGTGAGATGGTTAAACGTTGACGGAAACTAGATAAGAAATCTTAA
- the alsS gene encoding acetolactate synthase AlsS: MENKKITGADIVVDTLINQNVEYIFGIPGAKIDKVFDVLLDRGPKLILTRHEQNAAFIAGGIGRITGNPGVVLVTSGPGASNLATGLVTANAEGDPIVAIAGNVSRADSLKRTHQSMDNAALFVPITKYSKEVVHPDNISEALVNAFREATSPRKGATFVSLPQDIVNATDLKETAILPFNNYDLGPAEESKIDQLIVEIKKAKLPVLLLGMRSSSREVTTVIRKLLTKTKIPVVETFQAAGVISRELETCFYGRVGLFKNQPGDILLDQSDLVIAVGYDPIEYDPIVWNHNKKSKIIHIDEVIADIDNYYQPELELIGDLPATLNKFIDKFEGLTLNPAEDKILNDLHIRLMASQNVKITSDGNLTHPLHIINTLRALIDDKVTVAVDVGSIYIWMARHFRSYEPRRLLFSNGMQTLGVALPWGIAACLVRPEEKVVSMSGDGGFLFSAMELETAVRLNLPLVHLIWNDGYFDMVAFQQNMKYNRISAVELGPVDFVKYAESFGAIGLRVNHPNELQSVLEQALAANKPVIVDIPVDYKDNILLAKTLLDKEIY, translated from the coding sequence ATGGAAAATAAAAAAATTACCGGTGCCGATATTGTTGTTGATACCTTGATTAATCAAAATGTTGAATATATTTTTGGTATCCCCGGTGCCAAAATTGATAAAGTTTTTGATGTGTTATTAGACCGGGGACCAAAATTAATCTTAACTCGTCATGAACAAAATGCTGCTTTTATTGCTGGCGGAATTGGAAGAATTACTGGAAATCCAGGAGTTGTCTTGGTAACCAGTGGACCAGGTGCTTCTAATTTAGCAACTGGTTTAGTTACTGCGAATGCGGAAGGGGACCCGATTGTTGCGATTGCGGGGAATGTTTCCCGAGCTGATAGTTTAAAAAGAACCCACCAATCGATGGATAATGCGGCATTATTTGTTCCAATTACTAAATATAGTAAAGAAGTAGTCCACCCTGATAATATTTCAGAAGCCTTGGTTAATGCCTTTCGGGAAGCAACTTCACCACGAAAAGGAGCAACATTTGTTTCTTTACCCCAAGATATTGTTAATGCTACTGATTTAAAAGAAACAGCAATCCTGCCTTTTAATAATTATGATTTAGGACCAGCTGAGGAATCAAAAATTGATCAGTTAATAGTAGAAATTAAAAAAGCAAAATTACCAGTTTTATTATTAGGAATGCGTTCTTCAAGTCGAGAAGTGACAACAGTAATTCGTAAGTTATTGACAAAAACAAAAATTCCAGTTGTGGAAACTTTCCAAGCAGCCGGAGTGATTTCACGAGAATTAGAAACTTGTTTTTATGGTCGTGTTGGTTTATTTAAAAACCAACCAGGAGATATTTTATTAGACCAATCAGATTTAGTAATTGCGGTTGGTTATGATCCGATTGAATATGATCCGATTGTGTGAAACCATAATAAAAAATCAAAAATTATTCATATTGATGAAGTAATTGCGGATATTGATAATTATTACCAACCAGAATTAGAGTTAATTGGTGATTTACCAGCTACTCTAAATAAATTTATTGATAAATTTGAAGGATTAACATTAAATCCAGCGGAAGATAAAATATTAAATGATTTACACATTAGATTAATGGCTAGTCAAAATGTTAAAATCACGAGTGATGGTAACTTAACCCATCCTTTGCACATTATTAATACTCTACGCGCTTTAATTGATGATAAAGTTACAGTAGCAGTTGACGTTGGTTCAATTTATATTTGAATGGCTCGCCACTTCCGTTCATATGAACCACGAAGATTATTATTTAGTAATGGGATGCAAACATTAGGAGTAGCCTTACCATGGGGAATTGCTGCTTGTTTAGTTCGCCCAGAAGAAAAAGTAGTATCAATGTCAGGAGATGGTGGATTTTTATTTTCGGCAATGGAATTAGAAACTGCTGTGCGATTAAATTTACCACTAGTCCACTTAATTTGAAATGATGGTTATTTTGATATGGTGGCTTTCCAACAAAACATGAAATACAATCGTATTTCTGCTGTCGAACTTGGACCAGTTGATTTTGTTAAATATGCTGAAAGTTTTGGGGCGATCGGTCTACGTGTTAACCACCCAAATGAACTGCAAAGTGTGTTAGAACAAGCGTTAGCTGCTAACAAACCAGTTATTGTTGATATTCCGGTTGATTATAAAGATAATATTTTATTAGCTAAAACATTGCTTGATAAGGAAATTTACTAA